The window GCAGTGGCACCAAGGTGAACATCGTTCCGGTGTTGACGGCCGAGGTGTAGCGCAACGCCTCGAACAGCGAGCCGAAATACGCCGCCAGCAGCAAGCCGAGCACGGCATGGCCGAACAGTCCGCGGACGGTCATGGCGCTATCGCCCTTGAACAGCAACAGCGGCAAAAACACCAAGGCGCAGAACAGCAGGCGCAAACCGGTCAGCAGGATCGGGTCGATGGCCTGGCTGACCTGTGCTGCCGCCGAGAACGATGCAGCGATCAACAGTGCCCAGAGCAACATGCCGAGGTGAGCGGCGGCGAAGCCAGTGTGTTTCATGATGTGGGTTCCCGGGTCAGCGAATGTGTTGGGCGTAATGCCGCGGATCGAAGCGCAAGACCATCAGGACCATCACTGCCATGACGCCGGTCAGTGACCACCAGGCCCATTCGAAGCTGCCGAGCTGGTCGCGGATCATCCCGGCAATCAGCGGCGAGAGACCGGCGATCAGGTAGCCGATGCCTTGCACGAACGCAGTCAGGCCACCGGCACGCCGGGGGTTGTCCAGATGATCCAGGGACACGATCAGGCTCATCGGGAACAGACCGCCGATGCCAAGCCCCAGCAGACAGGGCCACAACAGAGTCAGGTGTTGTGGGCTGAGAACAAGCCCGCAGAAACCGGCCATGATCAGCGCCAGCAACACCACCAGGACCACGCGCCGGTCATGGCTGCGGTTGGCGATGGCCGGTGTCAGCAGGCCGGATAACACTTCCATGGCGGTCAGGAACCCCAGCAGCAACCCGGCGTTTTGTTCGCTCCAACCTTTTTCCACGTAGTACGGCGCCAGCCAGGCCAGCACGCAGGTGTAGGACGCCGTGCCCAGACCGAAGAAGATTGCGAGCAGCCAGGCGCGGGAATTGCCGAAGAACGACCCATTGCGCTGCGCCTGAGCAGGCAGCCTTTCACGTTGCACGCACCAAAACAGCAGCGCTACCAGCGCCAGCGCCGCCCAGATCGCCAGGCCCACACGCCAGCTGCCAGTGCGGATCATCACCAGCGGCGCAAACGACGCCGCAATCGCTGCGCCGCCCATGATCGATGTGACGTAGAGCCCCATACACATGGAAACATTGTCGCTGAAGCGGGATTTGATCAGCGTCGGTATCAATGCCTGGATCAGCGCGATACCGATACCCGCCAGCACGGCGCTGAGGATCAGTTCGGCCGCGGAATCGAGGAATAACCGCGACACCGTGGCCACGCCGATGATCAGCAGCGAGAGCACCACGGTGCGTTGTTCGCCGATTCGTTGGCTGACGCTCAGGCCAAAGAACATCGCCAGTCCCATCGCCATCACTGGCAGCATGGTCAACAGCGAGGCCAGGCTGAAACTGAGCGCAATGTCACCGCGAATCGCCGACAGCAAAGGACCGACGGCGGCCATGGAAGGCCGCAGGTTCAGGGCGACAAGAATGATGCTGAACATCAGCCAGACGGCGGGGCGGGAGATTGCGCGAACGTTTTCCATCTATCGGACCTTGAATGACAAGGCGCCGATTAGGCGCGCGAGGCCTGCGGGCCGCAAATCAGAAAGTCCCAAGCAGTATTTAGAAATTAAATAACACCCCGTACTCCCTGTAGCAGCTGCCGAAGGCTGCGTCCGGCTGCGAAGCAGACGCACATTCTGGCACCGGATGAACCTGCCATACCGCATTGGCTGATTTAACGTCTGCTTCGCAGCCGAACGCAGCCTTCGGCAGCTGCTACATGTCCGGTGATGGTTCTCAATTGTTTAGTCAATCCGCAACCAAAGTTCTTCAAATCCTTATTTAACGACTTAACCTCCCGTGTGACGCTGCTGGTCATCTGTTCTCTGTGGTTTTCTCTATGGACGGTTGTCCCGTCGCACTTCCCTCCGAATTAGCCTTTTGGGCGCTGTGGCACTGCCGTCACGCGCGCCCACCGGATTCCTGCATTTCCCGTTGATTGTTCTTACAGGTCCCGCGCTATGCGCCGGGATCAAAGCGGCGACGCCTGTGCGTTTGCCTGACGCGGAAATAAGAGAATTCTCATGAGTGTTGCCACGACATCTTTCGCCACCCAGCAAGAAGCCCTGACCTTTCTGGAACAGAACCCGGATATCGAGATGTTCGAGTTGTTCATCCTCGACAACAACGGTGTACCGCGGGGCAAGTTGCTGCACCGCGATGAACTGCTGGCGGTGTACGAAAGCGGACGGCCATTGCCGAGCACCATTCTTGGCCTGACCATCAACGGCGATGACGTGGAAAACTCCGGCCTGGTCTGGGACGTTGGCGATATCGACTGCCGGGCGTACCCGATCAG of the Pseudomonas frederiksbergensis genome contains:
- a CDS encoding cyanate transporter yields the protein MENVRAISRPAVWLMFSIILVALNLRPSMAAVGPLLSAIRGDIALSFSLASLLTMLPVMAMGLAMFFGLSVSQRIGEQRTVVLSLLIIGVATVSRLFLDSAAELILSAVLAGIGIALIQALIPTLIKSRFSDNVSMCMGLYVTSIMGGAAIAASFAPLVMIRTGSWRVGLAIWAALALVALLFWCVQRERLPAQAQRNGSFFGNSRAWLLAIFFGLGTASYTCVLAWLAPYYVEKGWSEQNAGLLLGFLTAMEVLSGLLTPAIANRSHDRRVVLVVLLALIMAGFCGLVLSPQHLTLLWPCLLGLGIGGLFPMSLIVSLDHLDNPRRAGGLTAFVQGIGYLIAGLSPLIAGMIRDQLGSFEWAWWSLTGVMAVMVLMVLRFDPRHYAQHIR